The genomic stretch CGCTGAAGCCTGCTCCGAGATTTCCAGCATCGTTGCATCCAATCGATCGGATGCTTCGGTGAGCGAACTGCTGCATGGTGATCTAGGGTGCTACTTCGAGCCCAACTCTCGCGATATGACCTCGAAGGAGTGGCTGGAATTCGTCGGCAGACGTCTTGCGGGGAAATAAGGTTACCGCGACCACCACCCAAACCCAGATCGTCCGTCCGCAGCGCCCCTGCAAAGCGGCAGCCCGCGCAGGTAATCGATTAGTCCCCCATCAATTCAAGCACTGAGCGTGATGCGTGGCGAAGCGCCGGTGGGCGGGATGTCAGGCAAGGCAGGAGCAGGCAAGCCGCAGCGGGCGGCATGGATGGCTTGGGCGAGCAAGTCGGTGGCGCGGGCCCCACGAAGGTGGCAGGTGTCGAAGATGCTGGCGAGCAAGCCCATGCTTTGCGAGCCCACCCAGGTACGCGTGCCATAGCTGATGCGCCGGGCGATCACGTAGTGCCGCAGCATCCGCTCGGCAAGATTGTTGGTCAGAGGCAGCCCAGGCTCGCCAAGCACGCGCATGATGGCCTGCCAATCGTTGAGGAACTCGCGCGCCACCTCGCGCAGCGCCTGGTGCCCGGCGTCGCGGTGTCGTTGGCAAAGTCGGCGCAGCTGTTCGACTTCCTTGGCATGGGTCACTGCCGGCGGCGCTGCAGGCCTGCCGGCAGGCGACTGCGGCGGCGTGTGCTCCTGGCGGGCCGCATAAACCGCCTCCATCAGTGTTTCGAACACCCGCAGCATCTGCGCCCCGGCGCGCGCGCCACACCCATCGGTGGACTCGGCCACGCCGCGCAGCTTGCGCAGCAGATGGGCCCAGCAGCGCAGCCGCAACAGCCGCTCCCGGTAGGCCACGTATCCATCGCTCATGAGCAGGCCCGTGAAGGCCGGGCTCAAGGCGTTGTCGAACATCTCCTTGGTACGCGCGCCGATCATGTACAGCACCGTGTGGCTGCTGCACACCACCCACAGCCACAGCGCCTTGCCGGCTTCGCTCCACGATGTCTCGTCGGCATGCACGAGGCTGGCCTGCTCCAACTGCTCGATCAGTTGCGTTTCCAGGGGCGCCACGCTGCGCGCGGCTTGGTGCACGGTCTGGTCGATCAGCGCCGTCGACAGCTCCAGCCCGAACCACTCCAGCAGCAGTTCGCGCACTTTGCGCCGCGGCAGCCGCATGCGCACGCACAGGTGCACGATCGCCGCAGCCAGTTTCGGGCCGAGCAGGCGCTGCTGGCCGATCTGCACCCCCGGCCACAGCGCATCCGCGCTCGCCTGCACGGCCTGCGCCCGGCTGGTGTGGCCGCAGGCGCAGCGCTGCTTCATCAACTGGTGCCGCGTGACTTCGATGCGCACACCCAGCACGTCTTGCTCGCGCGTGCCCAGGGGCACGAGTTCCAGCATGTCCCAGCCGGTCCAGGCTTGCGCCGGTTCGTGCTCACCCAAGGCCTGCCCGCAGGCCGCGCAATGGCTCGGGCGGTGTTCTTCGCGCCGCGTGGGCTCCAGCTTCTGCCCGCGTCCGTGGCCCGGTGCGCCAAAGCGCCTTCCGGCACGCTTGTTCCGGCCCCCGGATGCTTTGCTGTCGCTCTTGCCTGCATCCGCGCCAGGACCATCTCCCGGCTGCGCTGCCTTCGGCTGCTCCTGGCCCGGCGGCGTCTCTTGCGAGGAGCCATCTTGCGATGCAGCCCCCTCTTCGGTGCTTGCCGCTGCACGTTGCCACGGCGGCATGCTCCCGGAGGGCCGCGAGCTGTTGTCTGGCCCTTGGTTCAAGCGATCTCTGGCCGCCTTCAGGTCCTCCAACGCTCGATCCAGCAACCTGCGTATCACCGCCTCCGGCTGCTTGGACAGCCACTCAGCGTCTATCTGCTTCAGATCGTGATCGCTCAGCTTCGCCATCCGCTCGCTTCAACCTCTTGCCTGTCTTGTGGAACCGGGCGCATTGTGCATCGGGATGGGGACTAAACGATTACCTCCATAGAGCTCACGGTCAACCGATTTCAAGCCAGTGAAACGGCTTGGAATGCACTCGTTAATATGCTCGACACCTGCTGGACGGAGCCGTTGA from Gammaproteobacteria bacterium encodes the following:
- a CDS encoding IS66 family transposase gives rise to the protein MAKLSDHDLKQIDAEWLSKQPEAVIRRLLDRALEDLKAARDRLNQGPDNSSRPSGSMPPWQRAAASTEEGAASQDGSSQETPPGQEQPKAAQPGDGPGADAGKSDSKASGGRNKRAGRRFGAPGHGRGQKLEPTRREEHRPSHCAACGQALGEHEPAQAWTGWDMLELVPLGTREQDVLGVRIEVTRHQLMKQRCACGHTSRAQAVQASADALWPGVQIGQQRLLGPKLAAAIVHLCVRMRLPRRKVRELLLEWFGLELSTALIDQTVHQAARSVAPLETQLIEQLEQASLVHADETSWSEAGKALWLWVVCSSHTVLYMIGARTKEMFDNALSPAFTGLLMSDGYVAYRERLLRLRCWAHLLRKLRGVAESTDGCGARAGAQMLRVFETLMEAVYAARQEHTPPQSPAGRPAAPPAVTHAKEVEQLRRLCQRHRDAGHQALREVAREFLNDWQAIMRVLGEPGLPLTNNLAERMLRHYVIARRISYGTRTWVGSQSMGLLASIFDTCHLRGARATDLLAQAIHAARCGLPAPALPDIPPTGASPRITLSA
- a CDS encoding contact-dependent growth inhibition system immunity protein → MKDKSFPALSNLLGSYFHQDWVVEFPDDERVLAAIQESEPREQIAEACSEISSIVASNRSDASVSELLHGDLGCYFEPNSRDMTSKEWLEFVGRRLAGK